One Kineococcus radiotolerans SRS30216 = ATCC BAA-149 DNA window includes the following coding sequences:
- a CDS encoding selenocysteine-specific translation elongation factor: protein MHVVATAGHVDHGKSTLVRALTGRDPDRYAEEKRRGLTIDLGFAWTDLPGAGPVAFVDVPGHERFVPTMLAGVGPVPVAVFVVAADGGWMPQSAEHLAALDALGVRHGVLVVTRADLADPAPARERALAELRTSSLGEVPAVACSAVSGAGLEDVRRVLAGVLAAVPAPDPAAPVRFWVDRSFTVTGAGTVVTGTLSAGSLAVGDELELGDARVHVRGLQSLERAAERVEAVARVAVNLRGTDRHDVGRGDALLTPGTHRRSDVLDVRLPRAGHGGDATGATDVPTHVVAHLGSAAVPVRVRPLGRDGDDVLLRLQLATPLPLRVGDRLLLRDPAQHTVLGAGTALDVDPPPLRRRGAAAARVTDLAGVVGPDFPRELRRRRLLSGRHLRTTGVTPTGRPVAGDWYADPGFWADRGRELRRVVAGFAAANPLQPGPTLEQTRRLLGLPALELVEALVAPPLRVHDGRVVERTSDLPPAVERAVDLVLADLRRDPFAAPDVERLRELRLGRAELAAAVRAGRLERVAEGLVLAPGYRDRAVQALSGAPQPFSVSEARRALGTSRRVAVPLLEALDAAGATARDGDDRRRLTGR from the coding sequence ATGCACGTCGTCGCGACCGCGGGCCACGTCGACCACGGCAAGTCCACCCTCGTGCGCGCCCTCACCGGCCGCGACCCGGACCGCTACGCGGAGGAGAAGCGGCGCGGGCTGACCATCGACCTGGGGTTCGCCTGGACGGACCTGCCGGGCGCCGGGCCGGTCGCCTTCGTCGACGTCCCCGGGCACGAGCGGTTCGTCCCGACGATGCTCGCCGGGGTGGGCCCGGTGCCGGTGGCGGTGTTCGTCGTCGCCGCCGACGGGGGGTGGATGCCGCAGTCCGCCGAGCACCTGGCCGCCCTCGACGCCCTCGGCGTGCGGCACGGGGTCCTCGTCGTGACCCGCGCGGACCTGGCCGACCCCGCCCCCGCCCGCGAGCGCGCGCTGGCGGAGCTGCGCACCAGCAGCCTGGGCGAGGTCCCCGCGGTCGCGTGCAGCGCGGTGTCGGGCGCGGGCCTGGAGGACGTGCGGCGGGTGCTGGCCGGGGTGCTGGCCGCGGTGCCCGCCCCCGACCCCGCCGCGCCCGTGCGGTTCTGGGTCGACCGCAGCTTCACCGTCACCGGCGCCGGGACGGTCGTCACGGGCACGCTGTCCGCGGGGAGCCTGGCGGTGGGCGACGAGCTGGAGCTCGGCGACGCCCGCGTCCACGTCCGGGGCCTGCAGTCCCTGGAGCGCGCTGCCGAGCGGGTCGAGGCGGTCGCCCGGGTCGCGGTGAACCTGCGCGGGACCGACCGCCACGACGTCGGGCGCGGTGACGCGCTGCTGACGCCCGGGACGCACCGGCGCAGCGACGTCCTCGACGTGCGCCTGCCGCGGGCCGGGCACGGCGGCGACGCCACCGGCGCCACCGACGTCCCCACCCACGTCGTCGCGCACCTGGGGTCCGCGGCCGTCCCCGTCCGGGTCCGGCCGCTGGGCCGCGACGGGGACGACGTGCTGCTGCGCCTGCAGCTGGCGACCCCGTTGCCGCTGCGGGTGGGGGACCGGCTGCTGCTGCGCGACCCCGCGCAGCACACCGTCCTGGGGGCGGGGACCGCCCTGGACGTGGACCCGCCGCCGCTGCGGCGGCGCGGGGCGGCCGCCGCCCGGGTCACGGACCTGGCCGGGGTCGTGGGCCCGGACTTCCCCCGCGAGCTGCGCCGGCGGCGGCTGCTCAGCGGGCGGCACCTGCGGACCACCGGGGTCACCCCGACCGGCCGGCCCGTGGCCGGGGACTGGTACGCCGACCCGGGGTTCTGGGCCGACCGCGGCCGGGAGCTGCGCCGCGTCGTGGCGGGGTTCGCGGCGGCGAACCCGCTGCAACCGGGACCGACGCTGGAGCAGACCCGGCGGCTGCTGGGGCTGCCGGCCCTGGAGCTCGTCGAGGCCCTGGTGGCGCCCCCGCTGCGCGTCCACGACGGACGGGTCGTCGAACGCACCTCCGACTTGCCCCCGGCGGTCGAGCGGGCCGTGGACCTCGTCCTGGCCGACCTGCGCCGCGACCCGTTCGCGGCTCCCGACGTGGAGCGGCTGCGGGAGCTGCGGCTGGGACGCGCCGAGCTCGCCGCGGCGGTGCGCGCGGGCCGGCTGGAACGCGTCGCGGAGGGCCTCGTGCTGGCCCCCGGCTACCGGGACCGGGCGGTGCAGGCGCTGAGCGGTGCTCCGCAACCGTTCTCGGTGAGCGAGGCCCGCCGCGCCCTGGGCACCTCGCGCCGGGTGGCGGTGCCGCTGCTGGAGGCCCTCGACGCCGCCGGGGCCACCGCGCGCGACGGCGACGACCGGCGGCGGCTGACGGGTCGCTGA
- the selA gene encoding L-seryl-tRNA(Sec) selenium transferase, whose product MPRNPAPDVRRSVPRTDAVLADPRLAEDVRTRGRDAVKDAVRVAQQRVRDGEAAPGDVVDLVLASLPPAGTTLRRVLNATGAVLHTNLGRAQLSPAAVEAVVTAAGATDVEMDLATGRRARRGRGAMAALAAAVPAAGGVHVVNNGAAALVLAATALAAGREIVVSRGELVEIGDGFRLPDLLESTGARLREVGTTNRTTLADYAAAVGERTGFVLKVHPSNFVVTGFTAGVQAGELTGLGVPVVVDTGSGLLAPDPLLPEEPDAHSVLVAGADLVTASGDKLLGGPQAGLLLGRAELVERLRRHPLARALRVDKLTLAALEATLRAAANPTVDAVHADPAELRRRCGEVAAALADAGVDARVEPSRAVVGGGGAPGVELASWVVSLPPHLAEALRRGDPAVVGRVEGGRTLLDLRCVPAGADGALVGAVAAAVS is encoded by the coding sequence GTGCCCCGCAACCCCGCGCCGGACGTGCGCCGCTCGGTCCCCCGCACCGACGCCGTCCTCGCCGACCCCCGCCTGGCCGAGGACGTGCGCACCCGCGGTCGCGACGCGGTCAAGGACGCCGTCCGGGTCGCGCAGCAGCGGGTCCGCGACGGCGAGGCGGCCCCCGGCGACGTCGTCGACCTCGTCCTCGCCTCCCTGCCCCCCGCCGGGACCACGCTGCGGCGGGTCCTCAACGCCACCGGCGCCGTCCTGCACACCAACCTCGGCCGGGCCCAGCTGTCCCCGGCCGCGGTCGAGGCGGTCGTCACCGCGGCCGGGGCCACCGACGTGGAGATGGACCTCGCCACCGGGCGGCGGGCGCGGCGCGGGCGGGGCGCGATGGCCGCCCTGGCCGCGGCGGTGCCCGCCGCGGGCGGCGTGCACGTCGTGAACAACGGGGCGGCGGCCCTGGTCCTCGCCGCGACCGCGCTGGCGGCCGGGCGCGAGATCGTCGTCAGCCGCGGGGAGCTCGTCGAGATCGGCGACGGGTTCCGGCTGCCGGACCTGCTGGAGTCCACCGGCGCGCGGCTGCGCGAGGTCGGCACCACGAACCGCACGACGCTCGCCGACTACGCGGCGGCGGTCGGGGAGCGGACGGGCTTCGTCCTCAAGGTCCACCCCTCCAACTTCGTCGTCACCGGGTTCACCGCGGGCGTGCAGGCCGGGGAGCTGACCGGTCTGGGGGTCCCGGTCGTCGTGGACACCGGCTCGGGGCTGCTCGCCCCGGACCCGCTGCTGCCGGAGGAACCCGACGCGCACTCCGTCCTCGTCGCCGGCGCCGACCTCGTGACGGCGTCGGGGGACAAGCTCCTCGGCGGCCCGCAGGCGGGGTTGCTGCTGGGGCGGGCGGAACTCGTCGAGCGCCTGCGCCGGCACCCCCTGGCCCGGGCGCTGCGCGTGGACAAGCTCACCCTCGCCGCGCTGGAGGCGACCCTGCGCGCGGCGGCCAACCCGACGGTGGACGCCGTCCACGCCGACCCGGCGGAGCTGCGGCGCCGGTGCGGGGAGGTCGCGGCCGCCCTCGCGGACGCGGGGGTCGACGCGCGGGTGGAGCCGTCGCGGGCCGTCGTCGGCGGCGGCGGGGCCCCCGGGGTGGAACTGGCGTCGTGGGTGGTGTCCCTGCCCCCGCACCTGGCGGAGGCGCTGCGGCGGGGCGACCCCGCCGTGGTGGGCCGCGTCGAGGGGGGCCGGACCCTGCTGGACCTGCGGTGCGTCCCCGCCGGGGCCGACGGCGCGCTGGTCGGGGCCGTCGCGGCGGCGGTGTCCTGA
- the selD gene encoding selenide, water dikinase SelD — MAAVTATERTTRLTQYAHGGGCACKIPPGELERMVAGLTGPPGEDLLVGVGDDAAVVRIDGDRAVIATADFFTPVVDDAYTFGRIAATNALSDVYAMGGTPLVAVNLLGWPRDVLSPELAREVLRGGADAAAAAGCHLGGGHSIDDPEPKYGMAVTGLADPARLLRGDAAVAGVPLTLTKPLGLGVLNNRHKATGEVFEEAVAVMTTLNADASRAALAAGVRCATDVTGFGLLGHLHEVARASGVTAVVDAAAVPYLEGARRSLAEGFVPGGSRRNLEWVRPHLEASGIGEEELILLADAQTSGGLLVAGEVPGYPVVGEVVPARDGVTLVVR, encoded by the coding sequence GTGGCCGCCGTGACGGCGACGGAGCGGACGACCCGACTGACGCAGTACGCCCACGGCGGCGGCTGCGCCTGCAAGATCCCCCCCGGCGAGCTGGAGCGGATGGTCGCCGGCCTCACCGGTCCCCCCGGCGAGGACCTGCTGGTCGGGGTCGGCGACGACGCGGCGGTCGTGCGCATCGACGGGGACCGGGCGGTCATCGCCACCGCGGACTTCTTCACCCCCGTCGTCGACGACGCGTACACCTTCGGCCGGATCGCGGCGACGAACGCGCTGTCCGACGTCTACGCCATGGGCGGGACCCCGCTGGTGGCGGTGAACCTGCTCGGCTGGCCCCGCGACGTCCTGTCCCCGGAACTGGCCCGGGAGGTCCTGCGCGGGGGCGCCGACGCGGCGGCGGCGGCCGGGTGCCACCTCGGCGGTGGCCACAGCATCGACGACCCCGAACCCAAGTACGGCATGGCCGTCACCGGCCTCGCCGACCCGGCCCGGCTGCTGCGCGGGGACGCCGCCGTCGCCGGGGTCCCCCTGACGCTGACCAAGCCCCTCGGCCTGGGGGTCCTCAACAACCGGCACAAGGCGACCGGGGAGGTGTTCGAGGAGGCGGTCGCGGTGATGACGACCCTCAACGCCGACGCCTCCCGGGCCGCGCTCGCCGCCGGGGTGCGCTGCGCCACCGACGTCACCGGTTTCGGCCTGCTCGGGCACCTGCACGAGGTGGCCCGCGCCAGCGGCGTCACCGCCGTCGTGGACGCCGCGGCCGTCCCCTACCTGGAGGGGGCCCGGCGTTCGCTGGCGGAGGGTTTCGTCCCCGGCGGCAGCCGCCGCAACCTGGAGTGGGTCCGCCCGCACCTGGAGGCGTCCGGGATCGGCGAGGAGGAGCTGATCCTCCTCGCCGACGCCCAGACCTCCGGGGGGCTGCTGGTCGCCGGGGAGGTCCCCGGCTACCCGGTGGTCGGGGAGGTCGTCCCCGCCCGCGACGGCGTCACGCTCGTGGTGCGCTGA
- a CDS encoding methyl-accepting chemotaxis protein, which yields MSIDDPRRDGGRSRRFADLPVAGKVACVAAAAGAAMVVSGWVGIGALSAVDDAGGGIYERNLIPASRLAQVDGTVNEVRSTVLRHALALDGAAMDTREREIQGFLEQSDEVWAQYTADAAATAQEEQARQDFEGAYTELRTVVEDELLPVSRTGDAPRIVQVEEERLDPAFDAVSDALTALDELEDAQAAAAAEQAEATYRNGRNLDLAITAFGLLVAVALTLVVARSIARPLARVLTVVEGLASGRLDQRVGITTRDEVGQLATALDATMDRLTDTVRRIAGNASTLAASSEELTTVATQLSSGAEEAATQAQVVSAATEEISANIGTVAAAGDEMSSAIREIASSTAEASSTAASAVAAAGAAGDTLERLSASSREIGEVVKLITSIAEQTNLLALNATIEAARAGEMGKGFAVVAGEVKELAQQTARATEEIITKVGSTQADAAAAAGAIAEITEVIARIDGLQSTIAAAVEEQSATTSEMVRNVTEVSTGSQEIATNISGIAAASDQTTAGATHTATTAGEVSRAAVELNELVGSFTLPRG from the coding sequence GTGAGCATCGACGATCCGCGACGTGACGGCGGGCGCTCCCGTCGGTTCGCCGACCTCCCCGTGGCCGGCAAGGTCGCCTGCGTGGCCGCCGCCGCCGGGGCCGCCATGGTCGTCTCCGGCTGGGTCGGCATCGGCGCCCTGAGCGCGGTCGACGACGCCGGCGGCGGCATCTACGAGCGCAACCTCATCCCCGCCAGCCGGCTCGCCCAGGTGGACGGCACGGTGAACGAGGTCCGCAGCACCGTCCTCCGCCACGCCCTCGCGCTGGACGGCGCCGCCATGGACACGCGGGAGCGGGAGATCCAGGGGTTCCTGGAGCAGAGCGACGAGGTCTGGGCCCAGTACACCGCCGACGCGGCCGCCACCGCTCAGGAGGAGCAGGCCCGCCAGGACTTCGAGGGCGCCTACACCGAGCTGCGCACGGTCGTCGAGGACGAGCTGCTGCCGGTCAGCCGCACCGGCGACGCCCCCCGGATCGTGCAGGTGGAGGAGGAGCGGCTGGACCCGGCGTTCGACGCCGTCAGCGACGCCCTCACCGCGCTGGACGAGCTCGAGGACGCCCAGGCCGCGGCCGCAGCCGAGCAGGCCGAGGCCACCTACCGCAACGGTCGCAACCTCGACCTGGCGATCACCGCGTTCGGTCTGCTCGTCGCCGTCGCGCTCACCCTGGTGGTCGCCCGCTCCATCGCCCGTCCGCTGGCTCGCGTCCTCACCGTCGTCGAGGGCCTCGCCTCCGGTCGCCTGGACCAGCGCGTGGGCATCACCACCCGCGACGAGGTCGGTCAGCTCGCCACCGCCCTGGACGCCACCATGGACCGCCTCACCGACACCGTGCGCCGCATCGCCGGCAACGCCTCCACCCTGGCCGCCTCCAGCGAGGAGCTGACCACCGTCGCCACCCAGCTGTCCTCCGGTGCCGAGGAGGCCGCCACCCAGGCCCAGGTCGTCTCCGCGGCGACTGAGGAGATCTCCGCCAACATCGGCACCGTCGCCGCCGCCGGGGATGAGATGTCCTCGGCGATCCGGGAGATCGCCTCCTCCACCGCCGAGGCGTCCTCGACCGCGGCTTCGGCGGTGGCGGCGGCGGGGGCGGCGGGGGACACCCTCGAACGCCTCTCCGCCTCCTCCCGGGAGATCGGTGAGGTCGTCAAGCTCATCACCTCCATCGCCGAGCAGACCAACCTGCTGGCCCTGAACGCGACCATCGAAGCCGCCCGGGCGGGGGAGATGGGCAAGGGCTTCGCGGTGGTGGCCGGTGAGGTGAAGGAACTGGCGCAGCAGACCGCGCGGGCGACGGAGGAGATCATCACGAAGGTGGGTTCCACGCAGGCTGATGCGGCGGCGGCGGCGGGGGCGATCGCGGAGATCACCGAGGTCATCGCCCGCATCGACGGGTTGCAGTCCACCATCGCCGCGGCGGTGGAGGAACAGTCCGCCACGACCTCCGAGATGGTCCGCAACGTCACCGAGGTCTCCACCGGCAGCCAGGAGATCGCCACGAACATCTCCGGCATCGCCGCCGCCTCGGACCAGACCACCGCCGGCGCCACGCACACCGCGACCACCGCTGGTGAGGTCTCGCGCGCGGCGGTGGAGCTGAACGAGCTGGTGGGCTCCTTCACCCTGCCCCGCGGCTGA
- a CDS encoding formate/nitrite transporter family protein yields the protein MAYKTPDQIAVAAVASGIKKAHLPIPKMLVGGFLAGAYIAFAGLLAVDVTAGLDPAIWGGVTTLLTGAVFSMGLVLVIVAGSELLTGNMALVPIALLSRKVSLGLLARNWTFVLLGNLVGALFVAYLLAVQTGVIGPEGSPSFTRLAAIATTKAVTEDDATIFLRAIGCNWLVCLGVWMALAAEDVAGKVLAIFFPITAFVALGFDHVVANMFFLPAAQWAGVPGIGWGNIVGNWVFAALGNAVGGGVFVALAYWFLYLKGTEHSGRDTAPAAAPAASDGAGTAGAPRH from the coding sequence ATGGCGTACAAGACGCCGGACCAGATCGCCGTCGCGGCGGTCGCCAGCGGCATCAAGAAGGCCCACCTCCCGATCCCGAAGATGCTCGTCGGGGGTTTCCTCGCCGGGGCCTACATCGCGTTCGCCGGGCTGCTCGCCGTCGACGTGACCGCGGGCCTGGACCCCGCGATCTGGGGCGGGGTCACCACCCTGCTCACTGGGGCGGTGTTCAGCATGGGTCTCGTGCTGGTCATCGTGGCCGGCTCCGAGCTGCTGACGGGGAACATGGCCCTGGTGCCGATCGCCCTGCTGAGCCGGAAGGTGAGCCTCGGGCTCCTGGCCCGGAACTGGACGTTCGTCCTGCTCGGGAACCTCGTCGGGGCGTTGTTCGTCGCCTACCTCCTCGCCGTGCAGACCGGGGTGATCGGGCCGGAGGGTTCCCCGTCCTTCACCCGGCTGGCCGCGATCGCGACCACGAAGGCCGTCACCGAGGACGACGCGACGATCTTCCTGCGCGCCATCGGGTGCAACTGGCTGGTGTGCCTGGGCGTGTGGATGGCGCTGGCCGCCGAGGACGTCGCCGGCAAGGTGCTGGCCATCTTCTTCCCCATCACCGCCTTCGTCGCCCTCGGCTTCGACCACGTCGTGGCGAACATGTTCTTCCTCCCCGCCGCGCAGTGGGCCGGGGTCCCCGGCATCGGCTGGGGGAACATCGTCGGCAACTGGGTCTTCGCCGCCCTGGGCAACGCCGTCGGCGGCGGGGTCTTCGTCGCCCTCGCCTACTGGTTCCTCTACCTCAAGGGCACCGAGCACAGCGGCCGGGACACCGCCCCGGCCGCGGCCCCGGCCGCCTCGGACGGGGCCGGGACCGCGGGCGCACCCCGCCACTAG